One segment of Phycisphaerales bacterium DNA contains the following:
- the csrA gene encoding carbon storage regulator CsrA — translation MLVLSRHRDETIMIGDDIELTVVDIRGDKVRLGIKAPVQVAVHRKEVYDAIKLENEQAAQISESTAAALGQTRRAAGGDRLSVKRSIRTSG, via the coding sequence ATGCTCGTACTTTCGAGACATCGAGACGAAACAATCATGATCGGCGACGACATCGAACTGACCGTCGTTGATATCCGGGGAGATAAGGTTCGACTGGGGATCAAGGCGCCTGTTCAAGTCGCCGTACATCGTAAAGAGGTGTACGACGCTATCAAACTTGAGAATGAACAAGCTGCTCAGATCTCCGAATCAACCGCAGCGGCGCTTGGCCAAACCCGACGCGCTGCTGGCGGCGATCGACTATCAGTTAAGCGGTCTATTAGAACATCTGGATAG
- a CDS encoding flagellin, with product MNTIHGNFTRVPTLLASQVLLDSLGRTSQELLRTQIELATGKAVGRPSDRPIAASGIAAVDDMLEQANQYLRNLSHADSVLNMVDASLAEATEALNQAHSIGLSESGVGSDAATRANQAIVIDSLLDQMTMLANRDYLGISLFGGTASGTTPMQALAGGGLQYVGVGDGLLTALPMIGATPITISGADAFGALSTRIEGSTDLQPQLTLETRLSDLGGAQGQGVALGMIELTMQPSGEVYSVDLAGCHTIGDVIDRFSEIADVTIAIDPISSLGFNVTPPVGQSLVISQGPAAADLGLIGTFDDPAGTVGQGLDPRISAQTDLASLGGLSLPLGSIEITNLGQTHQLDLSSAQNVGDLIDLVAALDIGVRMEIADSGDRLNVVNQASGSQMSIGMFEGDQTVEMLGIRSLTSSTLLSDFNNGMGIGIVSGSLDATTGEPDPAANMDFRINLANGESFEVDLTGCLIVGDVLNAVNQAALDAGVLVPDEFEASLVSEGNGFRFIDQTAVIGQISIEPLNGSTAIGDLGFKVGDGEGGSASLSSSDRATVAVESTFTHLMALRDALEANDERGISLATQKLETDLDRLIEVRAVVGVRSQRVSATTTRQEDLVIQYASMRSELEDLDYTEASIRFATLQQQLQAGLLTTGQLASMSLLDFLGP from the coding sequence ATGAATACGATTCACGGAAATTTCACTCGGGTTCCCACGCTTCTGGCGAGTCAAGTGCTTTTGGATTCACTTGGCCGTACAAGCCAAGAGCTGTTGCGTACACAAATTGAGCTCGCGACTGGCAAGGCAGTGGGGCGACCTAGCGATCGACCAATTGCTGCCAGTGGTATTGCTGCAGTTGATGACATGCTGGAGCAGGCTAATCAGTATTTGCGCAACTTGTCTCATGCGGATTCAGTCTTGAATATGGTGGATGCAAGTCTTGCTGAAGCGACAGAGGCGCTGAATCAAGCCCACTCGATTGGGCTCTCAGAGAGCGGTGTCGGAAGTGATGCCGCGACTCGGGCAAATCAGGCAATCGTCATTGATTCACTGCTTGATCAGATGACCATGCTCGCGAATCGCGATTATTTAGGTATCTCACTGTTTGGAGGTACGGCCAGTGGAACGACGCCCATGCAAGCTCTTGCTGGTGGTGGACTCCAGTATGTAGGTGTTGGGGATGGCTTATTAACGGCTTTGCCAATGATTGGTGCAACGCCTATCACCATTTCTGGTGCTGATGCCTTTGGAGCTTTGAGTACTCGAATCGAAGGCTCTACAGATTTGCAGCCACAGCTGACATTGGAGACGAGACTGTCAGATCTAGGAGGGGCGCAGGGCCAAGGCGTGGCTCTGGGAATGATCGAATTGACCATGCAGCCGAGTGGTGAGGTTTACTCTGTTGATCTTGCGGGGTGTCACACGATTGGTGATGTCATTGATCGTTTCAGCGAAATTGCAGACGTGACCATAGCAATTGATCCCATATCGAGTCTTGGATTTAACGTTACACCTCCCGTGGGTCAGAGTCTGGTCATTTCACAGGGGCCAGCGGCTGCTGATCTTGGTTTGATAGGCACATTTGATGATCCCGCAGGCACCGTTGGGCAGGGGCTAGACCCACGAATATCGGCGCAGACAGATTTGGCAAGCTTGGGTGGGCTCTCACTCCCACTTGGAAGTATTGAGATTACCAATCTGGGTCAGACGCATCAGCTGGATCTGAGTTCAGCTCAAAACGTTGGAGATCTCATTGATCTGGTCGCGGCCTTAGATATCGGTGTCCGAATGGAGATTGCTGATTCAGGGGATCGGCTCAATGTTGTTAATCAAGCCTCTGGTTCGCAGATGAGCATTGGAATGTTCGAAGGCGATCAAACAGTAGAGATGCTCGGTATCCGAAGTTTAACAAGCAGCACTTTGCTATCTGACTTCAATAATGGCATGGGTATTGGCATTGTTTCTGGGTCATTAGATGCTACGACAGGTGAGCCAGATCCTGCCGCTAATATGGACTTTCGCATCAACCTTGCTAATGGTGAGTCCTTTGAGGTGGATCTCACTGGTTGCTTGATAGTTGGTGATGTACTCAATGCAGTCAATCAGGCTGCACTGGACGCCGGTGTGCTTGTCCCTGATGAATTTGAGGCCAGCCTTGTCTCAGAGGGCAATGGATTTAGGTTTATTGATCAAACCGCTGTCATAGGTCAGATATCGATTGAGCCGCTCAACGGCTCCACAGCTATCGGTGATCTGGGCTTTAAGGTGGGTGACGGTGAGGGTGGAAGCGCAAGCTTGAGCAGTTCCGATCGCGCAACGGTTGCCGTTGAAAGCACATTTACCCATCTCATGGCACTCCGAGACGCTCTAGAGGCCAATGACGAGCGTGGCATCTCGCTTGCAACACAGAAACTAGAGACTGACCTAGATCGTCTCATCGAGGTACGGGCTGTTGTTGGTGTCCGGTCTCAGCGAGTGAGTGCAACAACCACGCGCCAGGAGGATCTAGTGATTCAGTATGCATCGATGCGGAGTGAGCTTGAAGATCTTGATTACACAGAAGCATCGATTCGTTTTGCGACCCTGCAGCAGCAGCTACAGGCAGGACTTTTGACCACGGGGCAGTTGGCCTCAATGTCACTACTTGACTTTCTTGGTCCCTGA
- a CDS encoding flagellar assembly protein FliW — protein MQVQTTRFGQVEINEDRVITFASGLLGFSSYKRYALLKPDDDGVFYWLQSVDSPELAFVVTDPCLWIKEYEATIRHEQMEDMGLASLDEAQVFVIVNKYDQALTANLQGPLVINAKSQVAMQLVLADKRWTTRHEIVTVSEPFQAATA, from the coding sequence ATGCAAGTGCAAACCACGCGTTTCGGACAGGTAGAGATCAATGAAGATCGAGTTATCACATTCGCTTCAGGTCTCTTGGGATTTTCAAGTTACAAGCGTTATGCGCTGCTGAAACCAGATGATGACGGCGTCTTCTATTGGTTGCAGTCTGTGGATAGCCCAGAACTAGCATTCGTAGTCACTGACCCGTGCCTATGGATCAAAGAGTATGAGGCAACAATTCGCCATGAGCAAATGGAGGATATGGGTCTAGCGAGTCTTGATGAAGCACAGGTTTTCGTCATCGTTAATAAATACGATCAGGCATTAACAGCCAATCTACAAGGTCCTCTGGTGATCAATGCAAAATCTCAAGTCGCCATGCAGCTTGTACTTGCAGACAAGAGATGGACCACACGTCATGAGATCGTAACAGTGAGTGAGCCGTTCCAAGCAGCGACTGCCTGA
- a CDS encoding flagellar basal body P-ring protein FlgI: MNGLKQALTIVTLLAVFALCARIATATSIQDLVRIKGQERNILQGLGLVIGLPGTGDTTKDAFVAARPFAEWLGNLGDPVLSLQELARADAFALVNVTMEVPAIGAREGDEFDVHVDKVFNATSLKGGRLVVSFLRPPLPNASNPPVLAFGQGMVVIEGENVCSGIVRLGGQMIADINTNPIARDGTLSLVIKPHYATFPIAAAVTNAINQRFNLIEQGDIAMATNAQTIVIRIPASDLPNPTQFLANLMLIPIDPSLIQTEARVVINEKIGAIIVTANVEIGPVAIAHNGLSITSITPPLVATPGNPQIETTPWASISTSVEGSRATTRLDVLLNALKQFNVPVKDQISIVYELKKTGALHAEIIHK; encoded by the coding sequence ATCGCCACTGCAACGAGCATCCAGGATCTTGTGCGAATCAAGGGTCAGGAGCGGAATATCCTACAGGGCCTTGGACTGGTCATTGGTCTTCCTGGCACGGGTGACACAACTAAAGATGCATTCGTCGCGGCTCGGCCCTTCGCTGAGTGGCTTGGAAATCTCGGGGATCCAGTGCTGAGCCTCCAGGAGTTGGCACGAGCTGATGCCTTTGCGCTGGTCAACGTCACCATGGAAGTTCCAGCTATTGGTGCACGGGAAGGCGATGAGTTTGACGTTCACGTTGATAAGGTCTTCAACGCAACCAGTCTAAAGGGTGGCCGATTAGTCGTGTCTTTCCTAAGACCACCGCTACCGAATGCTTCAAATCCACCGGTCTTGGCCTTTGGTCAGGGAATGGTGGTTATTGAGGGCGAGAATGTATGCAGCGGTATTGTTCGTCTAGGCGGACAGATGATCGCAGATATCAATACCAATCCGATTGCTCGAGATGGCACACTCTCTCTTGTGATCAAGCCACACTATGCAACATTTCCTATTGCAGCAGCAGTAACGAACGCCATCAATCAGCGATTCAATCTCATCGAGCAGGGTGATATTGCCATGGCCACCAATGCTCAGACCATTGTTATTCGTATACCAGCAAGCGATTTACCAAACCCAACACAGTTCCTTGCCAATCTGATGCTGATTCCAATCGATCCATCACTTATTCAGACTGAAGCGAGAGTTGTCATCAACGAAAAAATTGGTGCGATCATTGTGACAGCGAATGTTGAGATAGGTCCTGTGGCTATTGCGCATAATGGTCTGTCAATTACAAGTATCACGCCACCACTTGTGGCCACACCTGGAAATCCACAAATTGAGACAACGCCTTGGGCATCTATTTCTACTTCAGTTGAAGGTTCAAGGGCAACCACACGTCTTGATGTACTACTGAACGCGCTTAAACAATTCAATGTTCCAGTTAAAGATCAAATATCGATTGTCTATGAGCTCAAAAAGACAGGTGCTCTTCATGCGGAGATCATCCACAAATGA
- the flgN gene encoding flagellar export chaperone FlgN, with amino-acid sequence MKTSQLERLDSVLLSQIVAHEKLLKCLGESQEAIRMADMDAFGIACKQKHEIAVEITGLESARLELIVSLTEAIKPGAESPLKLTELALVIDEPLKGRLQLRADALRKIISEVRKKSSVVRQAVDVLGRHMTGLVQTVQGAVTGTGVYGKRGRFDDSCQLRFSVDVRS; translated from the coding sequence ATGAAAACATCACAATTGGAGCGACTCGATTCCGTTTTGCTCTCACAGATCGTTGCCCATGAGAAGTTACTGAAATGTCTCGGTGAATCACAAGAGGCAATCCGGATGGCTGATATGGATGCGTTTGGTATCGCATGTAAACAAAAGCACGAGATTGCAGTCGAAATAACTGGGCTTGAAAGTGCTCGTTTGGAGTTAATAGTTTCGCTCACCGAAGCGATAAAGCCTGGAGCTGAGTCGCCACTTAAGTTGACCGAATTGGCACTCGTTATTGATGAACCGCTGAAAGGCCGACTGCAATTAAGAGCAGATGCCTTGCGGAAGATTATTAGTGAAGTCCGAAAAAAAAGCAGTGTTGTTCGCCAAGCAGTTGATGTACTAGGTCGTCATATGACCGGTTTAGTTCAGACCGTACAGGGCGCCGTGACTGGTACTGGGGTCTATGGCAAGCGCGGGCGATTTGATGACAGTTGCCAGCTTCGATTTAGTGTAGATGTGCGATCGTAA
- a CDS encoding flagellin codes for MTRINTNVSSMLAQRVLGSQNNALTTSLERLSTGLRLNRGADGPADLIVSESLRAEQVAINAAISNAQRAEQLVNVAEGGLQEISTLLLELQTLVGKSANEAGFSAEEREANQLEIDSILQTIDRVANSTEFNGIKLLNGNFDYTTSGVSSDLADVTINSARMPNTGSATLDVTVDVLTAAENGTVYLSTTANLDNSDNGSITFEIAGNQGVQQFTFASGTAQADIITAINSFSESLGVNASQAAGNTDRIAITSSGYGEQSFVDVSMLEGAADDLIFDVEVAGTGSSDVRDSGADASVLINGTQAAVNGLHARVASDGFDVAINIDGDSTLNGAAQSTSFSITGGGADFNIAPDVSLSSKVSMGIHAATTGSLGGSEWGYLSSLKSGGSSNVADGNLSGAQSIVSDAIEQVASMRGRLGAFQRNTLGSTINNLGVTLENTAAAESQIRDTDFAAETAALTRQQILAQASTQALLIANAQPQSVLALLG; via the coding sequence ATGACTCGTATTAATACAAATGTCTCATCAATGCTGGCGCAGCGGGTTCTTGGCTCGCAAAACAATGCGCTCACAACGAGCTTGGAGCGGCTGAGCACAGGACTTCGGCTCAACCGTGGTGCTGATGGCCCTGCCGATCTCATAGTGAGTGAATCACTTCGGGCTGAGCAGGTTGCTATCAACGCAGCGATTAGCAACGCGCAGCGAGCGGAACAACTTGTGAATGTGGCTGAAGGTGGTCTACAAGAGATCAGCACACTTCTTCTAGAGTTGCAAACATTAGTTGGCAAGAGTGCGAATGAAGCTGGTTTCTCCGCTGAAGAGCGTGAAGCAAATCAGCTAGAAATTGATTCCATCTTGCAGACGATTGATCGTGTGGCAAATTCTACCGAGTTCAATGGTATTAAATTGCTCAACGGTAACTTTGACTATACAACTTCTGGTGTCTCGTCTGATCTTGCTGACGTTACGATCAACTCGGCTCGCATGCCTAATACTGGAAGTGCAACATTAGATGTGACCGTCGATGTGCTCACAGCAGCTGAAAATGGCACTGTCTATCTCTCAACGACTGCGAATCTGGATAACTCAGACAACGGTTCTATCACGTTTGAGATTGCAGGCAATCAGGGTGTCCAGCAATTTACCTTTGCTTCAGGTACAGCGCAGGCGGACATTATTACAGCAATCAATTCTTTCAGTGAGTCTCTTGGCGTCAACGCAAGCCAGGCAGCAGGAAATACAGATCGAATTGCTATTACATCAAGTGGTTATGGTGAACAATCATTTGTAGATGTATCAATGCTCGAAGGTGCAGCAGATGATCTCATCTTCGATGTTGAAGTCGCAGGTACTGGAAGTAGCGATGTTCGAGATTCAGGAGCAGACGCTTCTGTACTCATTAACGGTACGCAGGCAGCAGTTAACGGGCTCCACGCACGTGTTGCTAGTGATGGCTTTGATGTTGCAATCAACATTGATGGCGATTCAACACTCAATGGTGCTGCGCAATCCACAAGCTTCTCAATTACTGGTGGCGGAGCAGACTTTAACATTGCTCCAGATGTCAGCCTCTCAAGCAAGGTATCAATGGGTATTCATGCAGCAACTACCGGAAGCTTAGGTGGTTCTGAATGGGGTTACCTGTCATCCTTGAAGTCTGGCGGTTCTTCGAATGTAGCTGACGGGAATCTGTCGGGTGCTCAGTCTATTGTGAGTGATGCGATTGAACAGGTTGCTTCGATGCGAGGTCGTTTGGGTGCATTCCAGCGAAACACATTAGGTTCGACTATTAATAATCTGGGTGTCACGCTAGAGAATACCGCTGCTGCTGAGTCACAGATCCGTGACACAGATTTTGCAGCAGAAACTGCGGCACTGACACGACAGCAGATTTTGGCGCAAGCATCAACGCAGGCGTTGTTGATTGCAAATGCACAGCCGCAATCGGTATTGGCATTGCTGGGCTAA
- a CDS encoding flagellin, translating into MARINSNISSLIAQRNLAQSNTDLATSLERLSTGLQINGGADNPAGLIISERLRSELNGMNQAVNNSERASSVIATTEGYLSEISDLLNSVKGLVTEAANTGGVSLDEIKANQMQIDDAIDSITRISNTASFAGLQLLNGSMSYMTSGISNSDIDAVQVWSAQFGNADQVPVSVEVVTAAEQASLFLSGTTSEGNPPAGILLSTVTLEIAGNTGVQSLTFVSGTTYDDIANAINTLSESTGVQASLFNVADASSGLTFTSTGYGDDQFVSVRPIGQGGETWQTHLAKAADPLNPTAGEAQATERDEGVNVGAIVNGALAVGTGLELALNTTGLTLDMVLTETFATTVSGTSSDFSLTGGGVNFQLGPTISESQRVGLGIPSVAASRLGGTVLEGVRYCLDSLRTGGDNSLVAGASANASSILESAINEVAQLRGRLGAFERNTIDTSIRSLQIGIENITASESRIRDTDFAKETAALTRAQILAQAGTSVLATANAQAQNVLALLS; encoded by the coding sequence ATGGCTCGAATCAACTCTAATATCTCCTCATTAATTGCCCAGCGAAATCTGGCGCAGTCTAATACCGATCTTGCAACAAGCCTCGAACGCTTGTCAACGGGTTTGCAGATTAATGGTGGCGCAGACAATCCTGCAGGGTTGATTATTTCAGAGCGGCTTCGGTCAGAACTTAACGGTATGAATCAGGCCGTTAATAATTCAGAACGAGCAAGTAGTGTCATAGCGACCACAGAAGGTTATCTTTCTGAGATATCTGACCTACTGAACTCTGTCAAAGGTCTTGTCACTGAGGCAGCGAACACTGGTGGCGTTAGTCTCGACGAGATTAAAGCAAATCAGATGCAAATCGATGATGCCATTGACTCAATTACACGTATCAGTAACACGGCGAGTTTTGCTGGTCTACAGCTACTCAACGGATCAATGTCTTACATGACGTCAGGAATTTCTAATTCTGATATTGATGCGGTTCAGGTGTGGAGTGCTCAGTTTGGGAACGCAGATCAGGTACCAGTGAGTGTTGAGGTTGTCACAGCTGCTGAACAGGCTTCGCTTTTTCTTTCGGGCACCACTTCTGAGGGTAATCCACCGGCGGGTATCTTGCTCTCAACAGTGACTCTTGAAATTGCGGGAAATACGGGTGTACAGTCACTGACCTTTGTGTCCGGTACGACCTATGATGACATTGCCAATGCCATTAACACACTTTCTGAATCAACTGGTGTGCAAGCTTCGCTATTCAATGTCGCCGATGCTTCAAGCGGTCTGACTTTCACATCAACTGGCTATGGAGACGACCAGTTCGTTTCAGTAAGACCAATAGGGCAGGGCGGTGAAACTTGGCAGACACATCTTGCCAAGGCAGCTGATCCACTGAATCCAACCGCTGGCGAAGCTCAAGCAACTGAACGTGATGAGGGTGTCAATGTTGGGGCGATCGTCAATGGAGCCCTTGCCGTTGGCACCGGATTGGAGCTCGCACTCAATACCACGGGTTTGACATTAGACATGGTGCTGACCGAAACCTTTGCAACAACGGTCTCTGGCACAAGTAGTGATTTCTCTCTGACTGGTGGCGGTGTTAACTTCCAGCTGGGCCCAACGATCTCAGAATCTCAACGTGTTGGGCTGGGTATTCCGTCGGTGGCCGCCAGTAGATTGGGTGGTACCGTCTTAGAGGGGGTCCGATATTGCCTAGATTCCTTGCGTACAGGTGGTGACAATTCACTTGTCGCAGGCGCCTCAGCAAACGCTTCTTCAATCTTGGAAAGTGCAATAAATGAGGTTGCGCAGCTACGCGGCCGACTTGGAGCATTCGAGCGTAATACCATCGATACAAGTATTAGGTCCTTGCAGATTGGGATCGAGAATATCACGGCATCTGAATCTAGAATCAGGGATACAGACTTCGCGAAGGAAACGGCCGCGCTGACACGAGCACAGATTCTCGCGCAGGCCGGCACATCTGTATTGGCAACAGCCAATGCACAAGCGCAAAACGTGCTTGCATTGCTTTCGTAG
- the flgK gene encoding flagellar hook-associated protein FlgK, translating to MSLNGALQIGQSALFASSAALQVAGNNMANAATPGFHRRTISLAPLGSGGVGVAGLGQGVQILNVRREVDIALQGRYRDSLSQEMRAAMDFRYASAIETLQNELSENDVSSMLSQFFNSFSELANNPSDHAMRAVVVQEGVSLAARLSSLRSDYNTVLEEVNQSLGISVSAANNILDQIAAINQQISMQEGAGSDATALRDQRDTIIDELSQLVDISVIEKTNGSVDILVGSIPVVIGAESRGLDLRQSMEGDSSHMSLRVGVDGTMLNVTGGAIGGLLAQRAETIEPAIEQLDRLAQELIRQVNLLHSQGQSETGYTSITASAGVIDSTVPLNQEGNGLAFEIGSGSFFVHVTDQATGTTTAHEVAVNGDAMSMQDLVDVINGPNGVPNVTASLGPGNKLILAADEGCEISFSDDSAGALLGLGVNTFFTGSNAADINVTGLLQEDPSYLAIGAGHIPGSGQTALAIAGLQDQEVDGFGGRSLREFWQESVTSLAVKTNGAAAKAESTSLVRSSLYAQTQSVSGVSIDEESVNLLTFQRQFQAAAKFIDVIDETMETLLRMA from the coding sequence ATGAGTCTCAATGGAGCTTTGCAAATTGGGCAGTCGGCCTTGTTCGCTTCTTCCGCAGCGCTACAAGTTGCGGGCAATAACATGGCAAATGCTGCAACTCCAGGATTTCATCGCCGTACCATCAGTTTGGCGCCGCTTGGTTCTGGTGGTGTTGGTGTCGCTGGTCTGGGGCAAGGCGTACAAATTCTTAATGTTCGTCGTGAAGTGGATATTGCTCTCCAAGGGCGTTATCGCGATTCGTTAAGCCAAGAAATGCGAGCGGCGATGGACTTTCGTTACGCATCTGCAATTGAGACACTTCAAAACGAGCTAAGTGAAAATGATGTCTCCAGTATGCTCAGTCAGTTCTTTAATAGCTTTTCAGAATTGGCTAACAATCCAAGTGATCATGCTATGCGCGCTGTGGTCGTACAGGAAGGGGTCTCGTTAGCCGCTCGGCTTTCGAGTTTACGAAGTGACTATAACACGGTGTTAGAAGAAGTGAACCAATCACTGGGAATCTCTGTGTCAGCAGCAAATAACATACTAGATCAAATTGCTGCAATTAATCAGCAGATTAGTATGCAAGAAGGTGCCGGTAGTGATGCAACTGCTTTACGCGATCAGCGTGATACTATTATTGATGAGCTTTCTCAACTAGTTGATATATCAGTTATTGAAAAAACAAATGGAAGTGTAGACATTCTCGTTGGATCAATTCCAGTGGTCATTGGTGCTGAATCGAGAGGCTTGGACTTGCGCCAATCAATGGAAGGCGACAGCTCGCATATGTCACTAAGGGTTGGTGTTGATGGCACTATGTTAAATGTGACCGGCGGCGCTATTGGCGGCCTTCTGGCGCAGCGAGCTGAGACTATTGAGCCCGCCATTGAGCAGCTTGATCGCCTCGCTCAAGAGCTTATTAGGCAAGTCAATCTTCTTCATTCACAAGGTCAGAGTGAGACCGGGTATACATCAATCACTGCTAGTGCTGGTGTCATCGATTCCACCGTTCCACTAAATCAAGAGGGTAATGGTCTTGCGTTTGAGATTGGTTCTGGAAGCTTCTTTGTCCATGTGACAGATCAAGCAACTGGGACAACAACAGCACATGAAGTTGCAGTTAATGGCGATGCAATGAGTATGCAAGATTTGGTGGATGTCATCAATGGTCCAAATGGCGTTCCCAACGTAACAGCGAGTCTTGGGCCAGGAAACAAACTAATACTTGCCGCTGATGAAGGATGTGAAATCTCGTTTTCAGATGATTCAGCGGGTGCATTGCTCGGCCTCGGTGTTAATACTTTTTTCACTGGATCGAACGCAGCTGATATCAATGTGACAGGTCTACTTCAGGAAGATCCGAGTTACCTTGCCATTGGGGCCGGGCACATTCCCGGATCTGGTCAGACAGCGCTTGCAATTGCAGGACTTCAGGATCAAGAAGTGGATGGGTTTGGCGGCCGCAGTCTACGTGAGTTTTGGCAAGAATCAGTGACATCACTTGCGGTGAAAACAAATGGTGCGGCAGCGAAAGCGGAGTCAACGAGCTTAGTACGCTCCAGCTTATACGCTCAGACTCAGTCTGTTTCGGGGGTCTCAATCGATGAAGAATCTGTGAATCTACTCACTTTCCAACGTCAATTTCAGGCAGCCGCAAAGTTCATTGATGTGATAGACGAAACCATGGAGACCCTGTTGAGAATGGCATGA